Proteins found in one Arachis stenosperma cultivar V10309 chromosome 8, arast.V10309.gnm1.PFL2, whole genome shotgun sequence genomic segment:
- the LOC130946052 gene encoding uncharacterized protein LOC130946052, with product MIWKFPPNKRDEIRRAYIKVGPNQPILDNYPFSGDKSHRRFQASWFKLFPSWLEYSIEDDAIYCFPCFLFAKEPSINTGSNAFIENGFRNWKKVNSRKECALLNHIGKGPNSFHHKALKSCDDLMKQSQHIDRLLHKQTSEEIEKNRIRLGASIYCIRWLTFQGCAYRGHDESQSSSNRGNFLEMLKFLGSYNERVKQNILENAPKNAKYTSNDVQKEILHILATKVRNSIREEIGDAKFCIIVDEARDESKKEQMAIVLRFVTLDGFVKERFFDLVHVTDTCATTLKKELISIISHYNLQVENIRGQGYDGASNMRGEWNGLQALFLKDSPQAYYVHCFAHRLQLALVTASREVLQIYEFFTQLNSIVTIVSASSKRHDQLQEAQAIENANLVAQNELETGKGANQISTLQRVGDTRWSSHFNSICSLVKMFTATNIVLNNIIEDGTTYAQRGEAYGVSKILLSFEFVFTLHLMKEIMGITNVLCQALQQQSQDILNAMHIVSTSKLLLQQLRDGGWCNFFANVKDFCKKH from the coding sequence ATGATTTGGAAGTTTCCTCCAAATAAAAGAGATGAAATCCGTCGGGCTTATATTAAAGTTGGGCCAAATCAGCCAATTCTTGATAATTATCCATTTTCTGGTGATAAAAGTCATCGTCGCTTTCAAGCTTCATGGTTTAAATTGTTCCCATCTTGGTTAGAATATTCTATAGAAGATGATGCTATATATTGTTTTCcgtgctttctttttgctaaggaACCTTCAATCAATACGGGTTCAAATGCTTTTATTGAGAATGGTTTcaggaattggaagaaagtaaaTAGTAGAAAAGAATGTGCTCTTTTGAATCACATTGGCAAAGGTCCTAACTCATTCCATCATAAGGCACTGAAATCATGTGATGATTTGATGAAACAATCACAACATATTGACAGACTTCTTCATAAGCAAACATCAGAAGAGATTGAAAAGAATCGAATTCGACTAGGAGCATCTATATATTGCATTAGATGGTTGACATTTCAAGGTTGTGCATACAGAGGACATGATGAAAGCCAAAGTTCAAGCAACAGAGGTAACTTTTTggaaatgttaaaatttttgggaTCTTACAATGAAAGAGTGAAACAGAATATTTTGGAAAATGCTCCAAAAAATGCTAAGTATACTTCAAATGATGTCCAAAAAGAAATTCTACATATTCTTGCTACTAAGGTGAGAAATTCAATTAGAGAAGAGATTGGAGATGCCAAATTTTGTATTATTGTTGATGAAGCTAGAGATGAATCTAAAAAGGAGCAAATGGCCATTGTTTTGAGATTTGTTACTCTAGATGGTTTTGTTAAAGAGAGATTTTTTGATCTTGTGCATGTCACTGATACTTGTGCAACAACTTTAAAGAAAGAATTGATTTCTATCATTTCTCATTATAATCTCCAAGTTGAAAATATTAGGGGTCAAGGGTATGATGGTGCTAGCAACATGCGGGGTGAGTGGAATGGTTTGCAAGCTTTGTTTCTTAAAGATTCTCCACAAGCATACTATGTGCATTGTTTTGCTCATAGGTTACAATTAGCATTGGTGACAGCTTCAAGAGAGGTACTTcaaatttatgaattttttactCAATTAAACTCTATTGTCACTATTGTTAGTGCTTCTTCAAAAAGACATGATCAATTACAAGAAGCTCAAGCAATTGAAAATGCAAACTTGGTTGCTCAAAATGAATTAGAAACAGGCAAAGGTGCGAATCAAATAAGCACTTTACAAAGAGTTGGGGATACTCGATGGAGCTCTCACTTTAATTCTATTTGCAGTTTGGTAAAAATGTTTACTGCTACCAATATTGTTCTCAATAATATCATTGAAGACGGGACAACTTATGCACAAAGAGGTGAGGCTTATGGtgttagtaaaatattattgtcatttgaatttgttttcACTTTACACTTGATGAAAGAGATTATGGGAATCACTAATGTCCTTTGCCAAGCACTGCAACAACAATCTCAAGATATTCTTAATGCAATGCATATTGTTTCTACATCAAAGTTACTTCTTCAACAATTAAGAGATGGTGGATGGTGCAATTTTTTTGCAAATGTTAAAGATTTTTGTAAAAAACATTGA